In Devosia beringensis, a single window of DNA contains:
- a CDS encoding COG3904 family protein, translating into MTSPANARAGAARGSLYRRLIDRIAAVDDGNILRVAFFALLAGTASVLFVDYRELTELAAASPALPMPLQPILPPATTGPEPSARPDITTAPDLLQQPLDIALGSAGQLTLTGTIDPGAAERFANEIDARGEYVRSVVLDSPGGSVRDALAIGDLVHERDLATEVRAGALCASSCPLIFAAGTTRLASPDAAIGVHQIYAAALAGSAEDKARVAGMAMSDAQTITGTIIASLTRSGVDPALWLHALETPPEQLYYFSRDEMVSLKLVTDFLQK; encoded by the coding sequence ATGACCAGCCCGGCCAATGCCCGCGCCGGCGCCGCCCGGGGCTCTCTCTACCGGCGGCTGATCGACAGAATTGCCGCCGTGGATGACGGCAATATCCTGCGGGTGGCCTTTTTCGCGCTGCTGGCCGGCACGGCATCGGTGCTGTTTGTCGATTATCGCGAACTGACCGAACTGGCCGCAGCCAGCCCGGCGCTGCCCATGCCATTGCAGCCCATCCTGCCGCCCGCAACGACGGGCCCGGAACCCAGCGCCCGGCCCGACATCACCACCGCGCCCGACCTGCTGCAGCAGCCGCTGGATATCGCCCTGGGCAGCGCCGGCCAGCTGACCCTGACCGGCACGATCGACCCGGGCGCGGCCGAGCGCTTTGCCAACGAGATCGACGCCCGCGGCGAATATGTGCGCAGCGTCGTGCTCGATTCCCCCGGCGGCTCGGTGCGTGATGCCCTCGCCATCGGCGATCTGGTCCATGAGCGGGACCTCGCCACCGAGGTAAGGGCCGGCGCCCTCTGCGCCTCGTCCTGCCCGCTGATCTTTGCTGCCGGCACCACGCGGCTGGCCAGCCCCGACGCCGCCATCGGCGTGCACCAGATCTATGCCGCGGCGCTGGCCGGCAGCGCAGAGGACAAGGCCCGGGTCGCGGGCATGGCCATGAGCGACGCCCAGACCATTACCGGCACCATCATTGCCAGCCTCACGCGCAGCGGCGTCGATCCGGCGCTCTGGCTGCATGCACTGGAAACCCCGCCCGAACAGCTCTACTATTTCTCGCGTGACGAGATGGTGAGTCTCAAGCTCGTCACGGACTTCCTGCAGAAGTGA
- the deoD gene encoding purine-nucleoside phosphorylase, protein MTPHNHAKAGDYAEVVLLPGDPLRAKWIAETFFDEARLVNSVRNCLGYTGTYKGKPVSVQASGMGQPSLSIYVHELINTYGVKTLIRVGTCGGLNAKVKVRDLVLAQAATTDSSIVKGRFGAFNFAPIADFGLLRSAAEKAEAAGMTYHAGNMLSSDIFYHANGMAGYDTLPQHGVIGVEMEAAALYTLAARFDVRALAICTMTDCLITGAEIDAEERQSSLKEMVTLALEVAIKG, encoded by the coding sequence ATGACCCCTCACAACCATGCCAAAGCCGGCGATTATGCCGAAGTGGTGCTGCTGCCCGGCGACCCGCTGCGCGCCAAGTGGATTGCCGAAACGTTTTTCGACGAGGCGCGCCTGGTCAATTCGGTGCGCAATTGCCTGGGCTATACCGGCACCTATAAGGGCAAGCCCGTCTCGGTGCAGGCCAGCGGCATGGGCCAGCCGTCGCTCTCGATCTATGTGCATGAGCTGATCAACACTTACGGCGTCAAGACGCTGATCCGGGTGGGCACCTGCGGCGGGCTCAATGCCAAGGTCAAGGTACGCGACCTGGTGCTGGCCCAGGCCGCCACCACCGACAGTTCTATTGTGAAGGGCCGCTTTGGCGCCTTCAACTTCGCCCCCATCGCCGATTTCGGCCTGCTGCGCTCGGCCGCCGAAAAGGCCGAGGCAGCCGGCATGACCTATCACGCCGGCAATATGCTGAGCTCGGACATATTCTACCACGCCAATGGCATGGCCGGTTACGACACCCTGCCCCAGCACGGCGTCATCGGCGTCGAAATGGAAGCGGCCGCGCTCTATACCCTGGCCGCCCGCTTCGACGTCCGGGCGCTCGCCATCTGCACCATGACCGATTGCCTGATCACCGGCGCCGAAATCGACGCCGAGGAACGCCAGAGCTCGCTCAAGGAAATGGTGACCCTGGCGCTGGAAGTGGCGATCAAGGGATAG
- the argC gene encoding N-acetyl-gamma-glutamyl-phosphate reductase, whose product MVARIFIDGEAGTTGLQIRERLAGRRDLEVISIDADKRKDINERARLLNAADIAILCLPDDAAKESVALIDNGTTRVIDASSAFRVHPDWAYGFAEMDKGQSAVIAKARFVSNPGCYPQGPIATLRPLIQAGLLPAAYPVSVNAISGYTGGGKAMIAEYEAAGASASHFMPYGLTFEHKHVPEMTAYTKLAQAPLFVPSVGDYAQGMVTFVPLQLGHLGVVPRGEELHAAIADHFAAIPDSFVSVAPYAALAKTPELDPQIYNNTNTMRLHVFANDARAQAVLVAVYDNLGKGASGAAVQNLNLMLGVSPREGLA is encoded by the coding sequence ATGGTCGCCAGGATTTTCATCGACGGGGAAGCCGGAACCACGGGTCTGCAGATCCGCGAGCGGCTGGCCGGGCGGCGCGATCTCGAGGTGATCTCGATCGATGCGGACAAGCGCAAGGATATCAATGAGCGCGCGCGGCTGCTCAATGCGGCCGATATCGCCATCCTCTGCCTGCCCGATGATGCCGCCAAGGAGAGCGTGGCGCTGATCGACAATGGCACCACGCGGGTGATCGACGCCTCCTCGGCCTTTCGCGTCCATCCCGACTGGGCCTATGGCTTTGCCGAAATGGACAAGGGCCAATCTGCTGTCATCGCCAAGGCGCGCTTCGTTTCCAATCCGGGCTGCTATCCGCAGGGGCCGATTGCCACTTTGCGGCCGCTCATCCAGGCCGGGCTGCTGCCCGCCGCCTATCCGGTCAGCGTCAATGCCATTTCCGGCTATACCGGCGGCGGCAAGGCGATGATTGCCGAATATGAGGCGGCCGGCGCAAGCGCCAGCCATTTCATGCCCTATGGGCTGACCTTCGAGCACAAGCATGTGCCCGAAATGACCGCCTATACAAAACTCGCCCAAGCGCCGCTCTTCGTGCCTTCGGTGGGCGACTATGCCCAGGGCATGGTGACCTTCGTGCCGCTGCAGCTGGGCCATCTGGGCGTGGTGCCGCGCGGCGAGGAACTGCATGCCGCCATTGCCGACCATTTTGCCGCCATCCCCGACAGCTTTGTCAGCGTGGCGCCCTATGCGGCACTGGCCAAGACGCCCGAACTCGACCCGCAGATCTACAACAATACCAATACGATGCGGCTGCATGTCTTTGCCAATGACGCGCGGGCGCAGGCCGTGCTGGTGGCGGTCTATGACAATCTGGGCAAGGGCGCCTCGGGCGCGGCGGTGCAGAACCTCAACCTGATGCTGGGCGTCAGCCCGCGCGAGGGCCTGGCATAG
- a CDS encoding YggT family protein encodes MKAVLDVIMVILQLYWWVLLIMIIMSWLISFNVINTRNQFVESVWRVVNQLTEPLLNPIRRVMPNFSGLDISPIILFLGIFFIQQLILRYGYAYVP; translated from the coding sequence ATGAAGGCCGTACTCGATGTGATCATGGTGATCCTCCAGTTGTACTGGTGGGTGCTGCTGATCATGATCATCATGAGCTGGCTGATCTCGTTCAACGTGATCAACACGCGCAATCAGTTCGTCGAGAGCGTCTGGCGGGTGGTCAACCAGCTGACCGAGCCGCTGCTCAACCCGATCCGCCGGGTCATGCCGAATTTTTCCGGCCTCGATATTTCCCCGATCATCCTGTTCCTGGGCATCTTCTTCATCCAGCAGCTGATCCTGCGCTATGGCTATGCCTACGTGCCCTGA
- a CDS encoding DUF167 family protein, with protein sequence MADCYRLGPQGLSLFVRVTPNAGRDAIEGVEQRDDGSAVLRVRVKAVPDKGKATAAVIVLLAKALGVPKSAITVTSGDTARLKTLAVTGDGPALVAALMRTAPT encoded by the coding sequence ATGGCAGACTGCTACCGGCTCGGCCCCCAGGGGCTGAGCCTTTTTGTTCGGGTCACCCCCAATGCCGGGCGCGATGCCATCGAGGGCGTCGAGCAGCGCGACGATGGCAGCGCCGTGCTGCGGGTGCGGGTGAAGGCCGTGCCCGACAAGGGCAAGGCGACGGCGGCCGTGATTGTTCTCCTCGCCAAGGCGCTGGGCGTGCCGAAATCGGCCATTACCGTCACCAGCGGCGATACCGCCCGGCTCAAGACGCTGGCGGTGACGGGGGACGGGCCGGCGCTCGTGGCGGCGTTGATGAGGACAGCCCCCACCTAA
- a CDS encoding IS110 family RNA-guided transposase: MIFSPDYVGVDVSKKHLDLAITGSSRLRVSNNPAGMARLVQKISSLTRPHLVCEATGSYTRLMARSLSQHGIALSTINPRRVRDLARADGLLAKTDAIDAAAILRFAHLMHPDPDPLYDPNAVEMADLVRRRRQMVDMLAMEKQRREHPEAALAQASIDAHIGFLSSQIGEMDRAITRQIDSDATLRRRAELLTTIPGIGQTTAAVLLAEMPELGGIGNKQAAALAGVAPFNRDSGEMRGQAHIAGGRLSVRCALYMATLSAIRANPPIRDFYKRLRAQGKPGKLAIVAAMRKLITTANAVLANNTPWHTNTA, encoded by the coding sequence ATGATTTTTTCCCCAGACTATGTTGGTGTCGACGTCTCCAAGAAGCACCTGGATCTGGCCATCACCGGCTCGAGCAGGTTGCGCGTGTCCAATAATCCGGCTGGCATGGCTCGGTTGGTGCAAAAGATCTCCAGCCTGACCCGGCCCCATCTGGTCTGTGAGGCCACCGGCAGCTATACGCGGCTGATGGCCCGCTCGCTCAGCCAGCATGGCATCGCGCTGAGCACGATTAACCCGCGCCGGGTGCGCGATCTGGCTCGGGCCGACGGGCTGCTGGCCAAGACCGATGCGATTGACGCCGCGGCGATCCTGCGCTTCGCTCACCTGATGCACCCAGATCCCGACCCCCTCTACGATCCAAATGCCGTGGAAATGGCCGATCTGGTGCGCCGGCGCCGCCAGATGGTGGATATGCTGGCCATGGAAAAGCAGCGTCGCGAGCACCCTGAAGCTGCGCTGGCGCAAGCCAGCATCGATGCTCATATAGGCTTCTTGAGCAGCCAGATCGGCGAGATGGATCGGGCCATTACCCGCCAGATCGATAGCGATGCGACGCTACGGCGCCGGGCCGAACTACTCACCACCATCCCCGGCATCGGCCAGACTACGGCCGCCGTGCTGCTGGCCGAAATGCCCGAGCTGGGCGGCATCGGCAACAAGCAGGCGGCCGCCTTGGCCGGAGTCGCCCCCTTCAACCGCGATAGTGGTGAGATGCGCGGCCAGGCCCATATCGCCGGCGGACGCCTCTCGGTGCGCTGCGCTCTCTATATGGCCACCCTGTCGGCCATCCGTGCTAACCCGCCCATCCGCGACTTCTACAAAAGGCTGCGCGCCCAGGGCAAACCGGGAAAGCTCGCCATCGTCGCCGCCATGCGCAAACTCATCACGACAGCCAATGCCGTCCTTGCCAACAACACCCCCTGGCACACCAACACAGCTTGA